From Saccharomycodes ludwigii strain NBRC 1722 chromosome IV, whole genome shotgun sequence, one genomic window encodes:
- a CDS encoding FAD-dependent oxidoreductase encodes MIYDLIIVGAGVFGLSTAYHASQHSSFSSILVIDKYDIPSPISAANDFNKIIRMEYTDETYVDLIIEAIEEYWDNQNQPIFNQCYNKCGRITVVPPIDNPRYGFELDCLKLLQSKKYNKLHGAEKLYTDISINGKFSNIFTMANSNINASENNNRPSDAKFRFNSDCGLGYAAKSLENVYNYLLKHKQDKVAFHLNDGIDEVQSVVNNNEAFVEVRTEKHEKFVGKKVVICCGANTGSVIPKKYMGNEIRATGLYVGHIKLTDEEFQKYRKMPIVFDSTLGYFFPPDSETKILKICACASSTFDDKSECYLPKYGQNYQHKLPSSSIKDIKTILLKYLPDLAYKKIIDGKICWISDTSDSDFIIDELLEQGISNCFVCCGDSGHAYKFLPNIGKYVTQRITGELNEMLVKKWGFKSSNVLGGNQETSLYQTIDVNWPSVLEWRVEQNNIAIDNLDWVNL; translated from the coding sequence atgatttatgatttaattattgTAGGTGCAGGTGTATTTGGTTTGTCAACAGCTTATCATGCTTCACAACATTCCTCCTTTTCTTCAATATTGGTAATAGATAAGTATGATATTCCATCACCAATCTCAGCGGCCaatgattttaataaaattattcgAATGGAATATACAGATGAAACATATGTGGATTTAATTATTGAAGCTATTGAGGAGTATTGGGATAACCAAAATCAACCGATATTCAACCAATGCTATAATAAATGCGGTAGAATAACCGTTGTTCCACCGATTGATAATCCTAGGTATGGTTTTGAACTTGACTGTCTGAAATTGTTACAATCcaagaaatataataaactaCATGGCGCAGAGAAGTTATATACTGATATTAGCATTAATGGGAAATTCAGTAATATATTTACGATGGCTAATAGCAATATTAATGCaagtgaaaataataataggcCTAGCGACGCTAAGTTTAGGTTTAATAGTGATTGTGGGTTAGGTTATGCTGCCAAATCTTTAGAAAACGTGTATAATTATCTGTTAAAACATAAACAGGATAAAGTTGCATTTCATCTGAACGATGGAATAGATGAGGTTCAATCAGTtgtcaataataatgaggCTTTTGTGGAAGTTCGCACTGAGAAGCatgaaaaatttgttgGGAAAAAAGTAGTCATATGTTGTGGTGCTAATACAGGAAGTGTTATACCTAAAAAATACATGGGAAATGAAATTAGAGCTACAGGGCTATATGTGGGCCACATTAAATTAACAGATGAAGAATTCCAAAAATATAGGAAAATGCCAATAGTTTTTGATTCAACATTAGGTTATTTTTTCCCGCCTGATTCAGAaactaaaattttaaaaatatgtgCATGTGCTAGTTCGACCTTTGATGATAAAAGTGAATGCTATTTACCTAAATATGGTCAAAATTACCAACACAAATTGCCCTCAAGTAGCATTAAAGATATCAAAACgatattattgaaataCTTGCCAGATTTAGcgtacaaaaaaattattgacGGTAAGATTTGTTGGATTAGTGATACTAGCGATTCCGACTTTATCATTGACGAACTTTTAGAACAAGGTATTTCAAATTGTTTTGTATGTTGTGGTGATTCCGGCCATGCTTACAAATTTTTGCCGAATATTGGGAAGTATGTTACACAAAGAATTACAGGTGAATTAAACGAAATGTTAGTTAAAAAATGGGGGTTCAAGAGTAGCAATGTTTTAGGTGGAAATCAAGAAACTAGTTTATATCAGACTATTGATGTTAATTGGCCTAGTGTTTTGGAATGGAGAGTTgaacaaaataacattGCTATAGACAATTTAGACTGGGTCAATTTGTAA
- the IME2 gene encoding protein kinase IME2 (similar to Saccharomyces cerevisiae YJL106W | IME2 | Inducer of MEiosis), with product MKFQSASTQEYAIKQNSDANTIIQQEQPPPDVNNPPFFMPLKHFVDNYKCISELGTGSFGSVTLAKSVHNVDEFPYFEDTMLDHSEKYLPNYQHENYYNRKIGLVAIKTMMTKLNTLQDYTRVREIKFIFKLPSHRNLMSIFEVFIDDQSYKLHIVMEYMDQNLYQLMKARKHRLFSLPTLKSILSQILAGIHHIHKYEFFHRDIKPENILVSCSPKYYSKEWLFKNPVQENYIVKIADYGLAREIHNRNQYTTYVSTRWYRSPEILLRKNVYGKPVDIWAFGCVIVEVVTLKPLFPGSDELDQTWRILEVLGTPFLTMKNKENHYFPHGGIWEEASLLLAKLGLKFPYVEGIDIEKKIGNNILQDLCDVVKKCLTWNPDIRATVEELCCSPYFRNTVAQKEHLEHLHSTTYAQDIIVINNSEKSSKFAGLEITNTVNSKGTRAKKNGLQPTGPIQFLPTCTNLMKGIVNTRNATAQMNMDNDENIIQKINGNPNNYPMQNSAYETPSKVVLNTNDVLIQNICCGNNSNSNISMGDDFVTTPSHSSKCLEKNSSNVKHNQLSLQEMLQEVIGSEKQSKSYKHIPSRGKKDCSNFYDLENFSINPEGDEIDREDSKSFEEDVIDESIETSRQINRLLEENSGNNTIGGTYNNQDVSESYDVDSEGKKDEDISMKQAFKDSDEVIGNVLNLNKDDGNTIAKAQLEREHFYDVGSDSDDSFINVYSELCNTIDDNKGSTELSATNNDSNYIYDHNINMGSEAKKQTTIHVPLMLDFFKYNNSDDKSGSGYTNDNNGVDNNTMNDGDISIGDIMNKSTTINSKNNPRLAGISSSRRNNITMMKVYD from the coding sequence atgaaattcCAAAGTGCCTCTACTCAAGAATATGctattaaacaaaattcaGATGCTAATACAATAATACAACAGGAACAACCACCACCTGATGTTAACAACCCACCTTTTTTTATGCCTTTGAAACACTTTGTTGATAACTATAAGTGTATTTCTGAATTAGGAACTGGTAGCTTTGGTTCAGTAACTTTAGCTAAGTCGGTCCATAACGTTGATGAATTTCCTTATTTTGAGGACACAATGTTAGATCATtctgaaaaatatttgccAAATTATCAACATGAAAATTATTACAATAGGAAAATTGGTTTGGTTGCTATCAAAACCATGATGACCAAATTAAATACTTTACAAGATTATACTAGGGTAAGAGAgatcaaatttatttttaaattaccaAGTCATAGGAATTTAATGAGTATTTTCGAAGTTTTCATAGATGATCAATCTTATAAATTGCACATTGTTATGGAATATATGGATCAGAATTTATATCAGTTAATGAAGGCTAGAAAACACAGGCTATTTTCCTTGCCTACTTTAAAATCTATTTTATCTCAAATATTGGCTGGTATCCATCATATACACAAATACGAGTTTTTCCACAGAGATATTAAACCAGAGAATATCTTGGTTAGTTGCTCACCAAAATATTACTCTAAAGAATGGCTATTTAAAAATCCTGTGCAGGAAAATTATATTGTTAAAATTGCAGATTATGGCTTAGCTAGGGAAATTCACAACAGGAATCAGTATACTACATATGTTTCTACCAGATGGTATAGATCTCctgaaatattattaagaaaaaacgTGTATGGCAAACCTGTTGATATTTGGGCTTTTGGATGTGTTATTGTGGAGGTTGTTACGTTAAAACCCTTATTCCCAGGTTCTGATGAATTGGACCAAACATGGAGGATTTTGGAAGTGCTAGGTACTCCATTTTTGACAATGAAAAACAAGgaaaatcattattttccaCACGGTGGTATATGGGAAGAGGCCTCCTTATTGCTGGCAAAATTGGGGCTAAAATTTCCATATGTTGAAGGTATTGAtatcgaaaaaaaaattggtaataatattttacaagATTTATGTGatgttgttaaaaaatgtCTAACATGGAATCCGGATATTCGAGCCACTGTTGAAGAATTGTGTTGTTCCCCATATTTTAGAAATACAGTTGCTCAAAAAGAACATTTAGAACACTTACATTCAACAACATATGCACAGGATATCATTGTGATTAACAACTCTGAAAAATCAAGTAAATTCGCAGGCTTGGAAATTACCAATACAGTTAACAGTAAAGGCACCagagcaaaaaaaaatggattaCAACCCACAGGACCTATACAATTTTTACCAACTTGTACAAATTTGATGAAAGGTATTGTCAATACTCGTAATGCTACTGCACAGATGAATATggataatgatgaaaatatcattcaaaaaataaatggtAATCCAAATAATTACCCAATGCAAAATTCTGCATATGAAACACCTTCGAAGGTAGTTTTGAATACCAATGATGTTTTAATTCAGAATATTTGTTGTGGCaataacagcaacagcaacataTCGATGGGTGATGATTTTGTCACTACTCCCTCTCATAGTTCAAAATGCCTCGAGAAAAACAGCTCTAACGTTAAGCATAACCAACTATCTTTACAAGAAATGTTGCAAGAAGTCATAGGTTCCGAAAAACAAAGCAAAAGTTATAAACACATACCATCAAGGGGCAAAAAAGATTGTTCCAACTTTTATGATTTAGAAAACTTTTCTATCAACCCAGAAGGCGATGAAATAGATCGGGAGGATAGCAAAAGTTTTGAAGAGGATGTCATAGATGAATCGATTGAAACTTCTAGACAGATAAACAGATTATTAGAGGAAAATTCTGGCAATAACACCATTGGTGGTACTTATAACAACCAAGACGTATCAGAAAGTTATGATGTAGACAGTGAAGGCAAAAAAGATGAGGATATTAGTATGAAACAAGCTTTTAAGGATTCAGATGAAGTTATTGGGAACGTGCTAAACTTAAATAAAGATGATGGTAACACCATTGCTAAGGCCCAGTTAGAAAGAGAACATTTTTATGATGTTGGATCTGATTCAGATGATAGTTTTATTAACGTTTACAGTGAATTATGTAATACAATAGATGATAATAAGGGGTCGACTGAATTATCTGCTACTAACAACGATtctaattatatttatgaccataatattaatatggGCAGCGAAGCTAAAAAACAGACAACGATACATGTTCCACTGATGCtcgatttttttaaatacaaTAATTCTGATGATAAAAGTGGTAGTGGTTATACTAATGATAACAATGgtgttgataataatactatgaATGATGGCGATATTTCCATTGGAGACATCATGAATAAAAGCACTACTATCAACAGTAAAAACAATCCAAGACTGGCTGGTATCAGTTCTTCTAGACGGAATAATATAACCATGATGAAAGTTTATGATTag